The Jiangella alba genome includes the window GTCGTCGGCGTGCACGTCAACGCGTTCGTGACGTTCCCGTCCGGTGACCTGGAGGGGCTGACGGAGTCGGAGCAGCGGCGGTTGGAGCTGTTCCAGCACTTCCAGCAGGAGCTGGGCGGCTACCTGCAGGTGCAGGGCACCCGGCCGCAGACGGTGTCGTACGGGCTGGCCGACTCGCCCACGGCGCAGCTGGCCTGGATCGTCGAGAAGTTCAAGGACTGGACCGACCCGGCCAGCGAGCTGCCCGAGGACGCCGTCGACCGCGACCTGCTGCTCACCAACGTCAGCCTCTACTGGTTCACCAACACCGCCGGCTCGACGGCGCACACCTACTACGAGCGGTTCCACGACGCGGCCGGCTGGGCGCCGCGCGAGCGGTCCACCGTCCCGACCGCCGTCGCGAACTTCACCACGGACATCGCGATCCGCCGGTTCGCCGAGACCACTGGCACGATCGTGCGCTGGACCGAGTTCGACCGTGGCGGCCACTTCGCCGCGCTGGAGGCGCCGGACCTGCTCGCCGCCGACGTCCGCGCGTTCTTCGCCGACCTGAAGGAGACCGTCCGATGAACGAGATCCGCCCGTTCCGCATCGAGATCGCGCAGGCCGACGTCGACGAGCTGCGCCGCCGGCTGGCCCGCACCCGCTGGCCGGTCGAGGTGGCCGGCACCGGCTGGGAGCGCGGCGTGCCGCTGCCGTACCTGAACGAGCTGACGGCGTACTGGCGCGACGGGTTCGACTGGCGGGCCCGCGAGGCCGAGCTGAACGCGCACCCGCAGTTCGTCACCACCGTCGACGGGCAGGACCTGCACTTCCTGCACGTCCGGTCGGCGAACCCGGACGCGACGCCGCTGCTACTGGTGCACGGCTGGCCCAGCTCCGTCGTCGAGTTCCTGGACCTGATCCCGCTGCTCACCGACGAGTTCCACCTCGTCGTCCCGTCGCTGCCCGGGTTCGGGTTGTCGCCGCTGTCCGGGCCGGGCTGGGGCAACCTGTTCCGGGTGGCCGGCGCGGTCGCCGAGCTGATGACGCGCCTGGGCTACGACCGCTTCGCGGCCCAGGGCGGCGACGTCGGCGCCGGTGTCGTGGGTCTGCTGGCGATGCTGCACCCGGACCGTGTCGTCGGCACGCACGTCAACGGGCCGGCGCCGTACCCGTTCGGGCCGCCGGTCGAGCCGGACGGGCTGTCCGACGCCGAGAAGGTGCGGGCGGAGCGCTTCAACACGTTCCGCGAGGACGGCATCGGCTACCTCGCGCTGCAGTCGACCCGGCCGCAGACGCTGGCCTACGCACTGGCCGACTCGCCGGTCGAGCAGCTGGCGTGGATCGCGGAGAAGTTCCGCGAGTGGACCGACCCGGCCGCGGAACTGCCCGAGGACGCCGTCGGCCGGGACCGGCTGCTCACCAACGTCAGCCTCTACTGGTTCACCGGGACGGGCGCCACGGCGGCGCACGTCGTCTACGAGGGCATGCAGGCGTTCCGGCAGTTCATGGCCACCGCCGGCGACGCGGCACCGGCCGAGACACCGACGCCGCCGCCGGGCGCCGTCGCGGTCTTCGCCGCCGACACCTCCATCAGGCACCTCGTCGACCCGATGGGAACGGTCGTGCGCTGGACCGAGTTCGACCGCGGCGGCCACTTCGCCGCGCTGGAGGCGCCGGACCTGCTCGCCGCCGACGTCAAGGAGTTCTTCGCGAGCCTCCGGCCGCGATGAGGTCGTCGGCGGACTCGACCCGCAGCCGCCAGCCCAGGTCGGGGCGGAGCGGGTCGGGCTCGCCGGTGGCCAGCGCGCCGGACCACACGCCCCAGCCGTACGCGGCGTCGTCGAGGCGGCGGGTGAGCAGCCAGCGGACGGGGTCGAGGCCGGGGCGCTGCCGGCGCCACTCCAGGACGGCCGGGACGACGGCGGCGGCGGCCAGGGCGGGGCGCAGCCGGGGCACGACGACGCCCGCGGCGAGCGCCGCCGGCCACCACGTCCGCACGACGGCGTCGGCGACGGCCTCGCCGGCCCGCAGCGTCCCGCCGCCGGCCAGCCGGACCGCCGTCCGCACCGGGTCGGGCACGACGCCGCGCAGCTCGGCGGCCAGCAGTGCGCACGCCGTCGCCGTGATGGCGCCCGCCGCGACCGGCCGCCGCAGCGCCACCGCGGCCCAGGCCGCGGCCGTCCACGGCGACATCGCCAGCGGCCGCGCGGCGCCGGGGTGCCGCCGGGCCAGCGGGGCCGCGGTCCGGCCGTAGTACGCGCGGCGGCCGAGGAACGCCCGCGGCGTGGTCAGGTGCTCGTGCGCCACCCGCGCGGCCGGCTCGTACCGCACGACGTGCCCGGCCGCCGTCAGCCGCCAGGCGAGGTCGACGTCCTCGCCGCCGTGCAGGGTGGTGTCGAAGCCGGGGAAGTGCGCCGCGCGCACCAGCACCGTCGCCGTCGGCACGAACGGCACCCGCGCCCCGGGCGCGACCAGCCCCGGCAGCGGCCCGCGGTCGTACGGGGCCCGGTGCTGCTCGTAGCGGTCCAGCCAGCCGCGCCGGCCGGTCTCCAGCGCCACCACCCGGGGCGCGACGGCCGCCACCTCGGGGTCCGCGAAGTGCGCCAGCAGCGCCGTCAGCCAGCCCGGCGACGGCACGCAGTCGGAGTCGACGAACGCCAGCACGTCACCGGTCGCGACGGCCGCCCCGGCGTTGCGCGCGCCCGGCGCCCGGCGCCGCTCGTCCAGCCGGACCAGCCGCGCCCCTCCGGACGCGGCCACCGCCGCGTGCGCGGCGGCGTCGGCGGATGCGTCGTCGGCCACGATCACCTCGTGCACCGGCTCTCGCGCGGAGAGTGTCGTCAACGCCGTCAGCAGCCGGTCCAGCTGCCGCGGCCGGTCGCGGACCGGGACGACGACGCTCACCCGCGGCCATCCGCCGGCGTCGGCGTCGGCCGGGGGTGGCACCGGCAGCGCCAGCCCGGCGGCCACCAGCGCCCGCGCCAGTACGCCGTCGGCGCCGACCCGGCCGCCGGCCAGCCAGCTGCCGACCGTCGCCCGCTGCCGCGGCGTCAGCGTCACCACCCGGAACGGGGCGCCGCCGAACAGCACGTCGCCGTCCAGCCAGGCGCCGGGGTCCAGCGCGACCCCGAAACCGGCGGGCAGGGTCACGTCGCGAACCGCTCGCCCAGCATCCGCAGCGCGGACTCCAGCAGTTCGGTGAGGTCGGCGTCCTCGTGCAGCAGCCACTGCTCGTACGCCGACAGCGCGATGCCGAGCATCGTCCAGGCCAGCGCCTGCGGCTCCAGGCTGCCGGCCGGCACGCCGAGGCGCCGGGCGGCGTACTCGGCCACGACGTCGCGCCAGGCCTGGAACTTCAGCGTCGAGTGCGCCAGCAGCGCCGGGACGCCCAGCAGCAGTCGCATCCGCTGCCGGTGCCACGGCACCTCCTCGGCCGGGACGCGGTTGAACTCGATGACGGCACGGCAGACCGCGTCCATCAGCGGGAGGTCGTCGGGCAGGCCGTCCAGGTGCCGGCGCATGCCGTCCAGCTGGGCCTCGAAGTCGCCCCACGGGAGGTCGTTCTTCGAGGCGAAGTAGCGGAAGAACGTACGCCGCCCGATGCCGGCCGCGGCCGCGATGTCGTCGACGGTGGTGTCGTCGAAGCCGCGCTCGGCGAACAACGTCAGCGCGACGTGACTGAGCTCCGCCTGGGTGGTGGACGGACGCCGTCCG containing:
- a CDS encoding epoxide hydrolase family protein — translated: MTNSTEIRPFRIDIADADLADLRDRLAGTRWPVEVAGTGWERGVPSGYLKELAAYWRDGFDWRAQERALNAYPQFTTDLDGATVHFLHLRSENADALPLLLLHGWPGSFLEFLDLIPLLADEFHLVIPSLPGYGFSGPVTETGWTDGRSAAVLAALMDRLGYDRYGIQGGDVSGFIGPEIGRVAPERVVGVHVNAFVTFPSGDLEGLTESEQRRLELFQHFQQELGGYLQVQGTRPQTVSYGLADSPTAQLAWIVEKFKDWTDPASELPEDAVDRDLLLTNVSLYWFTNTAGSTAHTYYERFHDAAGWAPRERSTVPTAVANFTTDIAIRRFAETTGTIVRWTEFDRGGHFAALEAPDLLAADVRAFFADLKETVR
- a CDS encoding epoxide hydrolase family protein → MNEIRPFRIEIAQADVDELRRRLARTRWPVEVAGTGWERGVPLPYLNELTAYWRDGFDWRAREAELNAHPQFVTTVDGQDLHFLHVRSANPDATPLLLVHGWPSSVVEFLDLIPLLTDEFHLVVPSLPGFGLSPLSGPGWGNLFRVAGAVAELMTRLGYDRFAAQGGDVGAGVVGLLAMLHPDRVVGTHVNGPAPYPFGPPVEPDGLSDAEKVRAERFNTFREDGIGYLALQSTRPQTLAYALADSPVEQLAWIAEKFREWTDPAAELPEDAVGRDRLLTNVSLYWFTGTGATAAHVVYEGMQAFRQFMATAGDAAPAETPTPPPGAVAVFAADTSIRHLVDPMGTVVRWTEFDRGGHFAALEAPDLLAADVKEFFASLRPR
- the mftF gene encoding mycofactocin biosynthesis glycosyltransferase MftF (Members of this protein family, MftF, are glycosyltransferases, members of PF00535 (glycosyl transferase family 2). The encoding gene is found as part of the mycofactocin cassette, in Mycobacterium tuberculosis, many other Actinobacteria, and occasional members of other lineages. Mycofactocin itself, a putative redox carrier, is a heavily modified derivative of the C-terminal Val-Tyr dipeptide of the mycofactocin precursor MftA (TIGR03969).) → MTLPAGFGVALDPGAWLDGDVLFGGAPFRVVTLTPRQRATVGSWLAGGRVGADGVLARALVAAGLALPVPPPADADAGGWPRVSVVVPVRDRPRQLDRLLTALTTLSAREPVHEVIVADDASADAAAHAAVAASGGARLVRLDERRRAPGARNAGAAVATGDVLAFVDSDCVPSPGWLTALLAHFADPEVAAVAPRVVALETGRRGWLDRYEQHRAPYDRGPLPGLVAPGARVPFVPTATVLVRAAHFPGFDTTLHGGEDVDLAWRLTAAGHVVRYEPAARVAHEHLTTPRAFLGRRAYYGRTAAPLARRHPGAARPLAMSPWTAAAWAAVALRRPVAAGAITATACALLAAELRGVVPDPVRTAVRLAGGGTLRAGEAVADAVVRTWWPAALAAGVVVPRLRPALAAAAVVPAVLEWRRQRPGLDPVRWLLTRRLDDAAYGWGVWSGALATGEPDPLRPDLGWRLRVESADDLIAAGGSRRTP
- the mftR gene encoding mycofactocin system transcriptional regulator (MftR, the mycofactocin system transcriptional regulator, is an uncharacterized TetR family DNA-binding transcription factor. Its role is inferred by context. It occurs as part of the biosynthesis locus for mycofactocin, a partially characterized electron carrier derived from the terminal Val-Tyr dipeptide of the precursor peptide MftA, through a radical SAM enzyme-mediated process.) codes for the protein MPTDDGSTAGESGTHRLGRRPSTTQAELSHVALTLFAERGFDDTTVDDIAAAAGIGRRTFFRYFASKNDLPWGDFEAQLDGMRRHLDGLPDDLPLMDAVCRAVIEFNRVPAEEVPWHRQRMRLLLGVPALLAHSTLKFQAWRDVVAEYAARRLGVPAGSLEPQALAWTMLGIALSAYEQWLLHEDADLTELLESALRMLGERFAT